One genomic region from Shewanella aestuarii encodes:
- a CDS encoding porin codes for MKKTLVASALAAVMFVPAASAIEIYKDEKNSVEIGGFIDARIFSGQGETEVVNGASRINFGFDRQMGDGWNTFAKFEWGVNPFGDSKIQYNNDQLSYANGDFLANRLGYVGIGHDTYGTFTIGKQWGAWYDVVYNTNYGFVWDGDASGTYTYNKGDGSVNGTGRGDKTVQYRNAFGDFSFVVQAQLKHDKFEVFDDGSIGENGEDIAPLSGDAIAEVEYDNTYGVALTYQATDKFVITAGYNTGKFDGVICEIGASDKCSGPSIDATDKIYGLGVTYGNWDAEGIYFAANYSKQENHDVDNAGRLMAEAYGVETLLSYRFDNNIRAFLSYNILDAGDQYSTDYEGDKFKRQFTVAGVHYIWDANTTIYFEGRFDSSDFRGSLEDQMKLSDNDGIGFGVRYVL; via the coding sequence ATGAAAAAAACTTTAGTTGCTTCGGCATTAGCGGCAGTCATGTTTGTTCCAGCAGCATCTGCAATTGAAATCTATAAAGATGAAAAGAACTCAGTTGAGATCGGTGGTTTTATTGATGCACGCATATTTAGCGGTCAAGGTGAAACTGAAGTAGTAAATGGAGCATCTCGCATTAATTTCGGTTTTGATCGCCAAATGGGTGATGGCTGGAATACATTTGCAAAATTTGAATGGGGAGTAAACCCATTTGGTGATAGCAAAATTCAATACAACAATGACCAATTATCATATGCAAATGGTGACTTTTTAGCTAACCGTTTAGGTTATGTCGGTATTGGTCATGATACCTACGGTACTTTTACCATTGGTAAGCAATGGGGCGCTTGGTACGACGTTGTTTATAACACTAACTATGGTTTTGTGTGGGACGGTGATGCGTCAGGTACTTATACCTACAATAAAGGTGACGGCTCAGTAAATGGAACTGGACGTGGCGATAAAACTGTCCAATACCGTAATGCATTTGGTGACTTCAGTTTTGTTGTTCAAGCCCAACTAAAGCATGACAAGTTTGAAGTGTTCGATGATGGTTCAATCGGAGAGAACGGGGAAGATATTGCGCCGTTATCAGGTGATGCCATTGCCGAGGTTGAATATGACAACACATACGGTGTCGCACTTACCTACCAAGCTACTGACAAGTTTGTGATCACAGCGGGTTATAACACGGGTAAATTTGATGGTGTGATCTGCGAAATCGGTGCTAGTGATAAATGCTCAGGTCCGAGCATTGATGCGACTGATAAGATTTATGGTCTAGGTGTGACTTATGGTAACTGGGATGCAGAAGGTATCTATTTTGCAGCTAACTACAGCAAGCAAGAAAACCACGATGTTGACAATGCAGGTCGTTTAATGGCTGAGGCATATGGTGTTGAAACTTTGCTTTCATACCGTTTTGATAACAATATTCGTGCTTTTCTTTCTTACAATATCTTAGATGCAGGCGACCAATATTCTACCGACTACGAAGGTGACAAGTTTAAGCGTCAATTCACCGTTGCTGGTGTGCATTACATTTGGGATGCAAACACGACAATTTACTTCGAAGGACGTTTTGATAGCAGTGACTTCCGTGGCAGTTTAGAAGACCAAATGAAGTTATCTGATAATGATGGTATCGGTTTTGGTGTTCGTTACGTGCTATAA
- a CDS encoding TonB-dependent receptor, whose protein sequence is MHKNVLANSVRLALISGAAAAAFSAPVAFAAEEDGAKVERIEVTGSRIKRTDLETSSPVTVMDATEIKASGYDRVEDVLNQLPQIEAAETAFLANGATGTATVDLRGLGSNRTLVLINGRRMQAGSITSQVADINQIPASLIKRVEVLTGGAGAVYGADAVAGVVNFVMNDDFDGFAFNAGASGYQHNNDNKYIQGLMDNKGFDYETGGTGVDGKTYTMDITMGSDFDGGKGHAVAYAVWRRNDELLQGSRDYASCALNGAGNTCGGSATTPNPHFDMFPVVNGEVDYSKEYWGYLNPNGEGFMEDDGYRYNYAPVNHFMRPNERFTTGAFINYEINEHFRPYMELSFMHNRTAGQIAESGTFFNQEILLDYNNPLLSDLQKQQLQDFFGQTPDDQFVAYIGKRNVEGGARADNLEHTSYRILTGMEGDLNDSWAYDVSFAYSATTSSSVYKNDLLAPKIPPRVGAVGTECNVEDGCLLYNVFELGGVTPEQAAQLAGVGTQTGLVTQVIYNGYVSGEFDLALPTASSNIGAVFGLERREQTYERVSDTVYEEGQLLGQGGPSPSLYGEIIVNEAFAEIAIPVFDEWNINLAARASDYSTSGTDYTYSVGTDYTLADSYKFRFSYAKAMRAPNIGELFSSQSIGLWSGDDPCAGTAAEIAEAGYTQEMCANTGVTAAQFGNITKSPAGQYNQFSGGNPELKPEEADTFTVGLVANPFDNFNFSVDYFNIEMEEVIGTIGAERILTNCATTGDSLFCDSVERSSSGSLWLGQEGYVSNLGSNIGGRKWEGVDATASYSLELGSGTLNFDLNGFYSIKKEVEPILGDDSLSYDCSGIVSTSCFASPKWRHNLTATYSADDYSVSMKWRYFDSVDYDGTADTTLIEKGGIDSFNYIDLSGNYAVTDYLTLTAGVNNIFDKEPPMVGNTLASNANTVSGFYDSLGRFLFISAGLKF, encoded by the coding sequence ATGCATAAGAACGTATTAGCTAATTCAGTGCGTTTAGCACTAATCAGCGGTGCAGCTGCGGCTGCATTCAGTGCTCCAGTAGCATTCGCTGCTGAAGAAGATGGCGCAAAAGTAGAGCGTATTGAAGTAACGGGTTCGCGTATTAAGCGTACAGATTTAGAAACTTCAAGCCCGGTTACTGTTATGGATGCAACAGAAATTAAAGCATCTGGTTACGATCGTGTAGAAGATGTATTAAATCAATTACCTCAAATTGAAGCTGCTGAAACTGCTTTTTTAGCTAACGGAGCAACAGGTACTGCGACAGTAGATTTACGTGGATTGGGTTCAAACAGAACACTTGTTTTAATTAATGGTCGACGTATGCAAGCTGGTAGTATTACTTCCCAAGTAGCAGATATCAATCAAATTCCAGCATCTCTTATTAAGCGAGTTGAAGTCCTCACCGGTGGTGCAGGTGCGGTTTATGGTGCCGATGCTGTTGCTGGTGTTGTTAACTTTGTGATGAACGATGACTTTGATGGTTTTGCATTTAATGCAGGAGCTTCGGGTTATCAACACAATAATGATAACAAATACATTCAAGGTTTAATGGATAACAAAGGTTTCGATTATGAAACTGGCGGTACCGGTGTGGATGGGAAAACTTATACCATGGATATTACCATGGGTAGTGATTTTGATGGTGGCAAAGGCCATGCTGTCGCTTACGCTGTTTGGCGTCGTAACGACGAATTACTGCAAGGTTCACGTGATTATGCTTCTTGCGCACTAAATGGTGCTGGTAATACTTGTGGTGGCTCAGCTACTACACCGAATCCTCACTTTGACATGTTCCCTGTTGTAAATGGTGAAGTTGATTATTCAAAAGAATATTGGGGCTATTTAAACCCAAATGGTGAAGGGTTTATGGAAGATGATGGTTATCGTTATAACTATGCACCTGTTAATCACTTTATGCGTCCAAATGAACGTTTTACCACTGGTGCATTCATTAATTATGAAATCAATGAACATTTCCGTCCATATATGGAATTGTCATTCATGCACAACAGAACAGCAGGTCAAATTGCTGAGTCTGGTACATTCTTTAACCAAGAAATTTTATTAGATTACAATAACCCGCTTTTAAGTGATCTGCAAAAGCAACAGTTACAAGATTTTTTCGGACAAACTCCTGATGATCAATTCGTTGCTTATATCGGTAAGCGTAATGTTGAAGGTGGTGCTCGAGCAGACAATCTAGAACACACCTCTTACCGTATTCTCACTGGTATGGAAGGTGATCTAAATGATTCATGGGCTTATGATGTAAGCTTTGCATATTCAGCAACTACATCTAGTTCAGTGTATAAAAATGACTTACTTGCCCCTAAAATTCCTCCTCGAGTCGGCGCTGTTGGAACAGAATGTAATGTTGAGGATGGTTGTTTACTATATAACGTTTTCGAATTAGGTGGAGTTACTCCTGAACAAGCTGCACAGCTAGCAGGTGTCGGTACTCAAACAGGTTTAGTTACACAAGTTATATATAACGGTTACGTATCTGGTGAATTTGATCTTGCTTTACCAACAGCATCGTCAAACATTGGTGCCGTTTTTGGTTTGGAACGTCGTGAGCAAACCTACGAAAGAGTTTCAGATACTGTGTATGAAGAGGGTCAATTACTTGGCCAAGGTGGACCTAGCCCAAGCTTATATGGTGAAATTATTGTTAATGAAGCATTTGCTGAGATTGCAATTCCAGTATTTGACGAGTGGAATATTAACTTAGCAGCACGAGCTTCTGATTATTCAACTTCAGGCACAGATTATACTTATTCTGTCGGAACCGATTATACCTTAGCTGATTCATATAAATTCCGTTTCAGCTATGCAAAAGCAATGCGTGCACCTAATATCGGCGAGCTTTTCTCTTCACAAAGTATCGGCTTATGGAGTGGAGATGATCCATGTGCTGGAACTGCAGCGGAGATTGCTGAAGCTGGTTATACACAAGAAATGTGTGCGAATACTGGAGTGACAGCTGCCCAGTTTGGTAACATAACTAAATCACCAGCAGGACAATATAACCAGTTCTCTGGTGGTAACCCTGAATTGAAGCCTGAAGAGGCTGATACATTTACTGTTGGTCTTGTTGCTAATCCATTTGATAACTTTAACTTCTCAGTTGATTACTTTAATATTGAAATGGAAGAAGTAATTGGAACAATTGGTGCAGAAAGAATACTTACAAACTGTGCTACTACTGGCGATTCGTTATTCTGTGATAGTGTTGAACGTAGCTCTTCTGGAAGCCTATGGTTAGGCCAGGAAGGTTATGTTTCGAATCTAGGTTCTAATATCGGTGGTCGTAAGTGGGAAGGTGTTGATGCTACAGCAAGTTATAGTTTAGAGTTAGGTTCCGGAACTCTTAATTTTGATTTAAATGGTTTTTATAGCATTAAGAAAGAAGTTGAACCAATTTTAGGAGATGATTCTCTATCATATGATTGTTCTGGTATTGTCAGTACATCATGTTTTGCATCGCCAAAATGGCGCCACAATTTAACTGCGACATATAGTGCTGATGATTACAGTGTTTCTATGAAATGGCGTTATTTTGATAGTGTAGATTATGATGGTACAGCTGATACTACATTGATTGAAAAAGGTGGAATTGACTCTTTCAATTATATCGACTTATCAGGTAACTATGCAGTAACTGATTACTTAACATTAACCGCTGGTGTTAATAATATCTTTGATAAAGAGCCTCCTATGGTTGGAAATACTTTAGCAAGTAATGCTAACACTGTTTCTGGCTTCTATGATTCTTTAGGACGTTTTTTATTCATAAGTGCAGGCTTGAAGTTCTAA
- a CDS encoding DUF3450 domain-containing protein: MSKVSNRTKIATALVGALALASSNFVVAGPLADVQKADSKIHADAAASQQKIDKYFDQAQDMLFEYGSVADERESLKSYNDYVAGLVADQQKTMDAIQTDINGVDRLRQGVVPLMFKMVDALEQFVQLDLPFNTEVRTERVANLKTLLNTAEVTLAEKYRLILDAYSIEREYGNFVAVNTGKLAIDGKEVLVDFFQLGRVALYAQSLDQKTAWMYDADSKTWNKLEDSYLRDITKGIRIARKQGALDLFALPIPAAETAQ, from the coding sequence ATGTCCAAGGTAAGCAATAGAACAAAAATCGCTACTGCACTTGTTGGCGCTCTAGCTCTAGCTAGCAGCAACTTCGTAGTTGCAGGTCCTCTTGCCGACGTGCAAAAGGCGGACAGCAAAATTCATGCTGATGCTGCAGCGTCACAACAGAAAATTGACAAATATTTTGACCAAGCTCAAGACATGTTGTTTGAGTACGGTAGCGTTGCCGATGAGCGCGAATCTTTAAAGTCGTACAATGACTACGTAGCAGGTTTGGTAGCAGATCAACAAAAAACAATGGATGCTATCCAAACTGACATCAACGGTGTTGACCGTTTACGTCAGGGCGTTGTGCCTTTAATGTTTAAAATGGTTGATGCGTTAGAACAGTTTGTTCAACTTGATCTACCATTTAACACTGAAGTTCGTACTGAACGTGTTGCAAACTTGAAAACTCTTTTAAATACAGCTGAAGTAACTTTAGCTGAAAAATACCGTTTGATTCTTGATGCATACAGCATTGAGCGTGAGTACGGTAACTTCGTTGCAGTTAACACCGGTAAACTGGCTATTGATGGTAAAGAAGTGTTAGTTGACTTCTTCCAATTAGGCCGTGTTGCTCTATATGCACAAAGCTTAGATCAAAAAACTGCGTGGATGTATGACGCTGATTCTAAAACTTGGAACAAGTTAGAAGACAGCTATTTACGTGACATCACCAAGGGTATCCGTATTGCTCGTAAGCAAGGTGCTCTAGATCTATTCGCATTACCAATTCCTGCTGCGGAGACTGCTCAATAA
- a CDS encoding MotA/TolQ/ExbB proton channel family protein — MKKLITTAVLAASFSLTAGMVSAADAPKTIDQLLQQVKVERANDSKTNAKREKEFQNERGDKAALLKREKDALAAERQRGKDLNQAFLDNERKIAQLEEDLKTAQGDLGEMFGVVKGEAGDFAGKLAASNISAQYPGRDVFIADLGARKSLPKIEELEQFWEAQLFEMVESGKVVKFDGAVTAIDGNVINTTIHRVGPFNLTADGQYVVYKPELGLIQELSQQPEGYQVSAVSKWEATTSGTSPFYIDPARGVLLNIFTNKASIQDRVEAGGTIGYIIIALLALGALIALERLVTLTIVGGKVNSQRKNIDNPGNNPLGRILKVYQDNKDVDVETLELKLDEAILKETPALEARISIIKVLAAIAPMMGLLGTVTGMIATFQSIQLFGTGDPKLMAGGISMALVTTVQGLIAALPLMLLHAVVVARSKSIVQVLEEQSAGIIAEHAEKRAD, encoded by the coding sequence ATGAAGAAGTTAATTACTACAGCTGTATTAGCTGCAAGTTTCTCTTTAACTGCTGGTATGGTTTCTGCTGCTGATGCACCAAAAACTATCGACCAATTATTGCAACAAGTTAAAGTTGAACGTGCTAACGACAGCAAAACCAATGCAAAACGTGAAAAAGAGTTTCAAAACGAGCGTGGTGATAAAGCGGCTTTATTAAAGCGTGAAAAAGACGCTTTAGCAGCTGAAAGACAACGCGGTAAAGATCTTAATCAAGCGTTTTTAGATAACGAGCGTAAAATTGCTCAGTTAGAAGAAGACTTAAAAACAGCTCAAGGTGACTTGGGTGAGATGTTTGGTGTTGTTAAAGGTGAAGCTGGCGATTTCGCGGGTAAACTTGCAGCATCTAACATTTCTGCGCAATACCCTGGTCGTGATGTTTTCATCGCTGATTTAGGCGCTCGTAAATCATTACCAAAAATTGAAGAACTAGAACAATTCTGGGAAGCTCAATTATTTGAAATGGTTGAGTCTGGTAAAGTGGTTAAGTTTGATGGCGCGGTAACCGCTATTGATGGTAATGTGATCAACACTACAATTCACCGTGTTGGACCATTCAACTTAACAGCTGATGGTCAATATGTTGTCTACAAGCCAGAATTAGGTCTGATTCAAGAACTTTCTCAACAACCTGAAGGCTATCAAGTTTCTGCAGTTTCTAAATGGGAAGCGACTACTTCAGGTACATCACCATTCTATATTGACCCAGCTCGTGGGGTATTACTAAATATCTTCACCAATAAAGCTAGCATTCAAGATCGTGTAGAAGCTGGTGGTACTATTGGTTATATCATTATTGCATTATTAGCTTTAGGTGCGTTAATTGCCCTTGAGCGTTTAGTGACTTTGACTATTGTTGGTGGCAAAGTTAATAGCCAACGTAAGAATATTGATAACCCAGGTAACAATCCTTTAGGTCGTATCTTAAAAGTTTATCAAGACAACAAAGATGTTGATGTTGAAACGTTAGAGTTGAAACTTGATGAAGCTATTTTAAAAGAAACACCTGCTTTAGAAGCGCGTATTTCTATCATTAAAGTACTTGCTGCTATTGCACCTATGATGGGTCTTTTAGGTACTGTAACTGGTATGATTGCAACCTTCCAATCTATTCAATTATTCGGTACTGGTGACCCTAAATTGATGGCTGGTGGTATTTCTATGGCGCTTGTAACGACTGTTCAAGGTTTGATTGCAGCACTACCATTAATGTTATTACATGCTGTAGTTGTAGCTCGTAGTAAGTCAATTGTTCAAGTTCTTGAAGAACAAAGTGCGGGTATCATTGCAGAACATGCTGAGAAGAGGGCTGACTAA
- a CDS encoding MotA/TolQ/ExbB proton channel family protein → MMLFLMDIWDSVRGFMASGGDVLWLVAAVLFLMWVLMLERYWYLNWISPKQHQAVIAAWEARDETHSWHAHRIREAWVSQAKQDLNARMLIIKTLVAICPMIGLLGTVTGMISVFDVMAVQGTSNARLMAAGISMATMPTMAGMVAALSGVFFSTRLDSQMRIRLETLKDSMPHH, encoded by the coding sequence ATGATGCTATTCCTGATGGACATATGGGATTCCGTCAGGGGCTTCATGGCCTCCGGAGGTGACGTCCTCTGGTTGGTAGCAGCTGTGCTTTTCCTAATGTGGGTGTTAATGCTTGAACGTTACTGGTATCTAAATTGGATATCACCAAAACAACATCAAGCTGTTATCGCTGCATGGGAAGCAAGAGATGAAACACACTCTTGGCATGCGCACCGCATCCGTGAAGCTTGGGTGTCCCAAGCGAAGCAAGATTTGAATGCACGTATGCTGATTATCAAAACACTAGTAGCCATTTGTCCGATGATTGGTTTATTAGGTACCGTAACCGGTATGATTTCAGTATTCGATGTGATGGCAGTTCAGGGGACGAGTAATGCTCGTTTAATGGCAGCTGGTATCTCAATGGCTACAATGCCAACAATGGCAGGTATGGTCGCGGCTTTATCGGGTGTATTTTTCAGCACTCGTTTAGATTCGCAAATGAGAATCAGATTAGAAACGCTAAAAGACAGCATGCCTCACCACTAG
- a CDS encoding ExbD/TolR family protein: MARKKHSSIDEEAQIDMTPMLDIVFIMLIFFIVTTSFVKPSGLDYNKPKASQATSKPSANIFIGISKTGVIMMENRQVDIERVTANVERMLAEAPEAAVLIQADKDTQHGLVVKVLDNVKAAGIDKISVSAGNE, translated from the coding sequence ATGGCACGTAAGAAGCATTCCAGTATAGACGAGGAAGCGCAAATTGATATGACTCCGATGCTAGACATCGTATTTATCATGCTGATCTTCTTCATTGTAACAACATCGTTTGTTAAGCCGTCAGGCTTAGACTATAACAAGCCTAAAGCTTCACAGGCTACGTCTAAACCGTCGGCAAATATTTTCATCGGCATCAGCAAAACTGGTGTGATCATGATGGAAAACCGTCAGGTTGATATTGAGCGTGTAACTGCTAACGTTGAACGTATGCTAGCAGAAGCACCTGAAGCAGCTGTATTGATTCAAGCAGATAAAGACACTCAGCATGGCTTAGTAGTTAAAGTGCTTGATAACGTAAAAGCTGCAGGTATCGACAAAATTTCAGTATCTGCGGGGAATGAGTAA
- a CDS encoding energy transducer TonB yields MLRALVSIIIGAAVTFGLFAFMAFLVGGGAKRNDESTETPVIEITMDKQDSKAQKKPRVTPKPPPPPEQPPKPDTTPPESSSNIDTNMSFNMGGVEAGSASTGFKLGNMMTRDGDATPIVRIEPQYPIAAARDGKEGWVQLSFTINELGGVEDVTVIQAEPKRLFDREAIRALKKWKYKPKIVDGKPLKQPGMTVQLDFTLDNGGK; encoded by the coding sequence ATGCTAAGAGCACTCGTATCAATCATCATTGGTGCCGCAGTGACTTTTGGTCTGTTCGCCTTCATGGCATTCTTAGTTGGCGGCGGCGCAAAGCGTAACGACGAATCAACTGAGACTCCTGTTATTGAAATTACAATGGATAAGCAGGATTCGAAGGCACAGAAGAAACCAAGGGTGACTCCTAAGCCACCACCGCCACCTGAGCAGCCGCCGAAACCGGATACAACACCTCCGGAATCGTCTAGCAACATTGACACCAATATGTCTTTCAATATGGGTGGAGTTGAAGCGGGCTCAGCATCAACTGGCTTTAAGCTAGGTAATATGATGACACGTGATGGTGATGCTACCCCTATCGTGCGTATTGAACCTCAATATCCGATAGCAGCAGCACGTGATGGTAAAGAAGGTTGGGTTCAACTTTCATTTACAATTAATGAGCTAGGTGGTGTAGAAGACGTTACTGTAATCCAAGCAGAACCTAAGCGCTTATTCGATCGCGAAGCGATTCGTGCATTGAAGAAGTGGAAATATAAGCCAAAGATTGTTGATGGCAAGCCACTAAAACAGCCTGGCATGACAGTACAACTTGATTTTACTTTAGATAACGGAGGTAAGTAA
- a CDS encoding tetratricopeptide repeat protein → MRKVSSIATALLLSVCGSTLFTANAVAAEKCEIDKRQSRAVGQSVAKKVQKSFEAYTENNIDEAISTLLETNASNDFDKAYVGRMLGNFYAEKGQMQTAIKYLKTAVDADILGGTDHAATMRLYADLLLQEKKFKEAIPYYYKWMEFTCKSDSQMYRRIGIAHSELKEWDKVLQVADKGLALATEPDKGLYQMKLTAYFNQKKYKDAVKVLETMVPLFQDDKRLWVQLAQFYLMTEDYDRSLATYNLAYMNGFLETDGNITRLSQLLAQKGSPYKAAKIYEKHMKSGLIPETEKTLNILAGFYHNAKELKEAASYYGKAAVAGNDGELYLKQGRILSLDQKYKEAIPVLEKALDVGIENPGEAQFELALAHLSLKQYKSAYNRALQASKDKKTAKSANSYISYIKEKARIHNVAL, encoded by the coding sequence ATGCGCAAAGTTTCCAGTATTGCAACAGCACTACTACTTTCTGTTTGTGGTAGTACTTTGTTTACAGCAAATGCTGTAGCGGCTGAGAAGTGTGAGATTGACAAGCGTCAGTCTCGTGCAGTCGGGCAAAGTGTGGCTAAAAAAGTACAAAAATCATTTGAAGCTTACACCGAAAACAATATTGATGAAGCGATCTCTACCCTGTTAGAAACCAACGCTAGCAATGACTTTGACAAAGCTTATGTCGGTCGTATGCTAGGTAATTTCTATGCAGAGAAAGGTCAAATGCAGACGGCGATCAAGTACCTAAAAACAGCAGTAGATGCTGATATTTTAGGTGGGACTGATCACGCTGCTACTATGCGCTTATATGCTGATTTATTACTTCAAGAGAAGAAGTTTAAAGAAGCGATTCCATACTATTACAAATGGATGGAGTTTACCTGTAAGTCTGATTCTCAGATGTATCGACGTATTGGTATTGCGCACAGTGAACTTAAAGAGTGGGATAAAGTTCTTCAAGTTGCAGATAAAGGTCTTGCGTTAGCTACTGAGCCTGATAAGGGCTTATATCAAATGAAACTGACTGCGTATTTCAACCAAAAGAAATATAAGGATGCTGTAAAGGTTTTAGAAACCATGGTGCCTTTATTTCAGGATGATAAACGTCTTTGGGTTCAGTTAGCACAGTTTTACTTGATGACAGAAGACTACGATCGCTCTTTGGCTACATACAATTTAGCTTACATGAATGGTTTCCTAGAGACTGATGGCAACATCACTCGCTTATCACAACTTTTAGCGCAAAAAGGTTCACCTTATAAAGCTGCTAAAATCTATGAAAAGCATATGAAATCAGGGTTAATCCCAGAAACAGAGAAGACATTAAATATTCTTGCCGGTTTCTATCATAACGCTAAAGAGTTAAAAGAAGCGGCTAGCTATTATGGAAAAGCAGCTGTTGCTGGTAATGATGGCGAATTATATCTGAAGCAAGGGCGTATTTTGTCTCTTGATCAAAAGTATAAAGAAGCTATTCCAGTACTTGAAAAAGCGTTAGATGTGGGTATTGAAAACCCAGGCGAAGCGCAATTCGAGTTAGCCTTAGCTCATTTAAGCTTGAAACAATATAAGTCTGCTTATAATCGTGCGCTACAAGCATCGAAAGATAAGAAGACGGCTAAAAGTGCAAACAGCTATATTTCTTATATTAAAGAAAAAGCGCGTATTCACAACGTAGCATTGTAA
- a CDS encoding diguanylate cyclase domain-containing protein: protein MIYSFRNSSFRDPETGVYNQIYFMEVFNREWHRHLREKQTLALLYLCPHIHETVKQPHLLELFTNQVQQALLRATDLIARIDTNHFAVGLFNIDEQGTHVVLNRIDEQIKQFLEKFGKEHHFTLSYKLAGVLCIPTNEQTIEKLFVNVEALSNELERDHTKHQALINMR from the coding sequence ATGATCTATTCTTTTCGCAATTCAAGCTTTAGAGATCCTGAAACAGGCGTCTATAACCAAATATACTTTATGGAAGTATTTAATCGTGAATGGCACCGCCATCTTCGAGAAAAACAAACTTTGGCCTTATTGTATCTGTGCCCGCACATACATGAAACGGTTAAACAACCACATTTACTCGAATTATTCACAAATCAAGTTCAACAAGCATTATTAAGAGCCACAGATCTAATTGCTAGGATAGATACTAACCATTTTGCGGTTGGACTGTTTAACATAGATGAGCAAGGCACCCATGTGGTATTAAACAGAATTGATGAACAAATAAAGCAGTTTTTGGAAAAGTTTGGCAAAGAGCATCACTTCACCTTAAGTTATAAACTCGCAGGAGTGCTTTGTATTCCTACAAACGAACAAACAATTGAAAAGTTGTTTGTCAACGTTGAAGCGCTTTCCAATGAGCTAGAACGCGATCATACAAAACACCAAGCTCTTATAAATATGCGATAA
- a CDS encoding peptidylprolyl isomerase, with protein sequence MVQATARHLLVSSEEQCNELKQQIVAGADFADVAKAYSSCPSGSQGGELGSFGPGMMVKEFDEVVFSAPLNEVQGPVKTQFGYHLLEVTSRG encoded by the coding sequence ATGGTACAAGCAACCGCAAGACACTTATTGGTGAGCAGCGAAGAGCAGTGTAATGAATTAAAGCAACAAATAGTGGCAGGCGCTGATTTTGCCGATGTTGCTAAGGCATATTCATCTTGTCCTTCTGGTTCACAAGGTGGTGAGTTAGGCTCTTTTGGCCCAGGAATGATGGTTAAAGAGTTTGACGAAGTGGTTTTTAGTGCTCCATTGAATGAAGTGCAAGGGCCAGTAAAAACACAGTTTGGTTATCATCTATTAGAAGTCACTAGCCGCGGCTAA